One Microplitis mediator isolate UGA2020A chromosome 3, iyMicMedi2.1, whole genome shotgun sequence DNA segment encodes these proteins:
- the LOC130666038 gene encoding speckle-type POZ protein B-like isoform X1 produces the protein MASVTYDWDISNVVLQPNAWIYSPTKFTLTSKKVMFDLGLQMDINSKSLHVVVRKIDSRLAKATVEIELVKLVRRVLYGYGGGYESDESRNEFLSNEYPYFIFVPQSCDIQRKVTSGWIEFCRFDAFTNLRCKNSRYATIKDECRIKYTTIRCKITGFSFNSEEPTEINLLHCPKSCVQQNFHQFLKADLFSDVVLVVDDQALPAHKIVLSTHSPFFHKMLTTDMKESKDNRIDIKNFSADVITEMLEYFYTNKTKASNNFTIALKLIEVAEMYQIIRLKEICEATLSKNINMDNVLSILCVADDYNVTNLREQVIDFMLKNRKSVVVLPNFKDLFQSKPLLMHEFTCAMGKKF, from the coding sequence ATGGCGTCAGTAACTTATGATTGGGACATTAGTAACGTTGTACTTCAACCCAACGCATGGATTTACTCGCCGACCAAATTTACTCTAACGAGTAAAAAAGTTATGTTTGATTTAGGATTACAAATGGATATTAATTCAAAGTCTCTTCACGTCGTGGTTAGAAAAATTGATTCGAGATTGGCGAAGGCTACGGTTGAGATTGAGTTAGTGAAGTTAGTAAGAAGAGTACTCTATGGCTATGGTGGTGGATATGAAAGCGATGAATCtcgaaatgaatttttatctaatgaatatccatattttatttttgtgccACAAAGCTGTGATATTCAAAGAAAAGTAACAAGTGGCTGGATAGAGTTTTGTAGATTTGATGCTTTCACAAACCTACGTTGTAAAAATAGTAGATATGCTACTATAAAAGACGAGTGTCGCATCAAATATACGACTATTCGTTGTAAAATTACtggttttagttttaattccGAAGAACCTACTGAAATAAACCTTCTACACTGCCCGAAATCTTGTGTGCAGCAGAACTTCCATCAATTTCTCAAAGCAGATCTATTCAGTGATGTCGTTCTAGTGGTCGACGATCAAGCATTACCTGCCCATAAAATAGTTTTATCAACACACAGtccattttttcataaaatgttGACTACAGATATGAAAGAAAGTAAAGATAATcgtattgatattaaaaatttctcagcTGATGTAATTACTGAAATGTTGGAATACTTTTACACCAACAAAACAAAGGCCAGTAACAATTTTACTATTGCTTTGAAACTTATTGAAGTGGCAGAAATGTATCAAATCATCCgattaaaagaaatttgtgAAGCCActctttcaaaaaatatcaatatggATAATGTGTTGTCTATTTTATGTGTAGCTGACGATTACAATGTTACTAACCTCCGAGAACAGGTGATAGactttatgttaaaaaatagaaaaagtgTCGTTGTGCTACCCAACTTTAAAGATTTGTTCCAGAGCAAGCCTTTATTGATGCACGAATTCACGTGTGCTATggggaaaaaattctaa
- the LOC130666036 gene encoding uncharacterized protein LOC130666036 → MKPLKMAGNRHAINSISFDWNLRNLSFLPNTWIYSNEFKMFGINNVTFKLRLRIIDNNTIQFHAMKDNHKLAKADVKISIDTKDVEVKVDGWKEICVLDCTAGVDLITYLCETTDCIKYSVDAAVICRIIWYGFVNNVSENNFLQNGSINSVSFDWNLRNLSFLPNTWIYSNEFKMLGINNVTFKLRLRVIDNNTIQFHAMKDNHKLAKADVKISIDTKDVEVKVDGWKEICDLDWTAVDLIGNFSKTTAGSYSIDAVVSCRIIWYGFVKYLPEKNFLQSLRQFHTSKSFSDVVLIIGDEELPSHKIILSAHSPVLHAMLTTDMKEGRENRIEIKNFTADIIAEMLEYFYSGESEASRDVGAALRILEVADMYQVQNLKNICEETLRKNINFNTVLCIIDAADNYDLPELRKQSMGFILENRKRVVELEEFKTLFYKKPQLMFEFTYASAQKN, encoded by the coding sequence atgaaaccATTAAAAATGGCCGGGAATCGCCATGcaataaattcaatatcttTCGACTGGAACCTTCGTAATCTGTCATTTCTACCAAATACTTGGATTTActcaaatgaatttaaaatgtttGGAATAAATAACGTCACGTTCAAATTAAGACTCAgaataattgataacaacaCAATCCAATTCCACGCTATGAAAGATAATCATAAATTAGCAAAAGCTGatgtaaaaatatcaatagatACCAAAGACGTAGAAGTTAAAGTCGATGGATGGAAAGAAATTTGCGTTCTTGATTGCACTGCTGGCGTTGATTTAATAACATATTTGTGTGAAACTACTGATTGTATTAAATATTCTGTCGACGCAGCTGTTATTTGTAGAATTATTTGGTATGGTTTCGTAAATAATGTATCTGAAAACAATTTCCTCCAAAACGGTTCAATAAATTCAGTGTCTTTCGACTGGAACCTTCGGAATCTGTCATTTCTGCCAAATACTTGGATTTACTCAAATGAATTCAAGATGCTTGGAATAAATAACGTCACGTTCAAATTAAGACTCAGAGTAATTGATAACAACACAATCCAATTCCATGCTATGAAAGATAATCATAAATTAGCAAAAGCTGatgtaaaaatatcaattgataCCAAAGACGTAGAAGTTAAAGTCGATGGATGGAAAGAAATTTGCGACCTTGATTGGACTGCCGTTGATTTAATaggaaatttttctaaaactaCTGCTGGTAGTTATTCCATTGACGCAGTTGTTTCTTGCAGAATTATTTGGTATGGATTCGTAAAGTATttgcctgaaaaaaatttcctccaGAGCCTGAGGCAGTTCCACACAAGTAAATCATTCAGTGACGTCGTACTGATAATTGGCGATGAAGAATTACCGTCTCACAAAATAATTCTGTCGGCGCACAGTCCAGTTCTCCACGCGATGCTCACGACAGACATGAAAGAAGGAAGAGAAAatcgaattgaaataaaaaacttcaCAGCTGACATCATTGCTGAGATGCTGGAGTATTTTTACTCAGGTGAATCAGAAGCCAGTAGAGATGTCGGCGCTGCTCTGAGAATACTCGAGGTTGCTGATATGTATCAAGTTCAGAACCTGAAGAATATTTGTGAAGAAACCTTGCGGaagaatattaatttcaatactGTCCTGTGTATTATTGATGCTGCTGATAATTACGATCTCCCGGAGTTGCGGAAGCAATCAATGGGTTTTATACTTGAAAATAGAAAGCGAGTCGTTGAACTCGAGGAGTTCAAaactttgttttataaaaagccGCAGTTGATGTTCGAGTTTACTTATGCCAGcgctcaaaaaaattga
- the LOC130666038 gene encoding kelch-like protein 7 isoform X2: MKPLKMADNHHSISSVFFDWNLRNLSFLPNTWIYSNEFKMFGINNVTFKLRLRLIDTNTIQFHAMKDNHKLAKADVKISIDTKDVEVKVDGWKEICDLDWTVDLIGNFSKTIAGGYSIGAVVSCRIIWYGFVKYLPEKNFLQSLRQFHTSKSFSDVVLIIGDEELPSHKIILSAHSPVLHAMLTTDMKEGRENRIEIKNFTADIIAEMLEYFYSGESEASRDVGAALRILEVADMYQVQNLKNICEETLRKNINFNTVLCIIDAADDYDLPELRKLSMDFILENRKRVVEFKEFKTLFYKKPQLMFEFTYASAQKN, encoded by the coding sequence atgaaaccATTAAAAATGGCCGACAATCACCATTCAATAAGTTCAGTATTTTTCGACTGGAACCTTCGTAATCTGTCATTTCTACCAAATACTTGGATTTACTCAAATGAATTCAAGATGTTTGGAATAAATAACGTCACGTTCAAATTAAGGCTCAGATTAATTGATACCAACACAATCCAATTCCATGCTATGAAAGATAATCATAAATTAGCAAAAGCTGatgtaaaaatatcaattgataCCAAAGATGTAGAAGTTAAAGTCGATGGATGGAAAGAAATTTGCGATCTTGATTGGACTGTTGATTTAATaggaaatttttctaaaactaTTGCTGGTGGTTATTCCATTGGCGCAGTTGTTTCTTGCAGAATTATTTGGTATGGATTCGTAAAGTATttgcctgaaaaaaatttcctccaGAGCCTGAGGCAGTTCCACACAAGTAAATCATTCAGTGACGTCGTACTGATAATTGGCGATGAAGAATTACCGTCTCACAAAATAATTCTGTCGGCGCACAGTCCAGTTCTCCACGCGATGCTCACGACAGACATGAAAGAAGGAAGAGAAAatcgaattgaaataaaaaacttcaCAGCTGACATCATCGCTGAGATGCTGGAGTATTTTTACTCTGGCGAATCAGAAGCCAGTAGAGATGTCGGCGCTGCTCTGAGAATACTCGAGGTTGCTGATATGTATCAAGTTCAGAACCTGAAGAATATTTGCGAAGAAACCTTGCGGaagaatattaatttcaataccGTCCTGTGTATTATTGATGCTGCTGATGATTACGATCTCCCGGAGTTGCGGAAGCTATCAATGGATTTTATACTTGAAAATAGAAAGCGCGTCGTTGAATTCAAGGAGTTCAAaactttgttttataaaaagccGCAGTTGATGTTCGAGTTTACTTATGCCAGcgctcaaaaaaattga